The genome window CAGAAGAGGACGCGTGCGGCGAGCGCGGCGGCCAGCAGGAGCAGCAGCCAGCGCCGGGTGCTCATGCGTCCGGGCGGTCCGCGCGCCGCGCGCGATGCGCTTCGCGGTCCCAGAGAAGGCGCGCGATGGCGGCGACCGCGGAGAAGCCGAGCAGCTCGATGCCGATGAGCGTGAACATCGCTCCGACGACGGCGAAGACCCAGAACTCCTGCCCCGTCCCGGGCACGGGGATGTCCCCCGTCGCGAGGTAGGAGGAGAGCGGGCGCCGGTTCAGCCACAGAGCGAAGAAGAGGCTGGCCACGCCGAAGACCGGGAAGCGCCGCAGCAGCGCCCCTCGCCAGCCGCCGGCGCGGAACGGGTCCTCGCCGCGATGGATGAGCTCGGTGAGCGCCTGGGCGACGAGTCCGAGCGCGAGCAGGAACACCGCCGCGCCGAGGAGGACGGTCACCAGGACGATGCGGAAGATCATCCAGTCCTCGAGCCGCGCGTTCGCGAGGTAGAAGCCGACAGGCGCAGAGGGGCCGCCGAGGCGCAGGAACAGGAAGGGCAGCGAGGTCCCGGCGAGGAGGAGGGCCGAGAAGCCGAAGAACGTCGTCGGGCGGTAGGTCGCCGCCGTCTGCAGGATGATGGTCAGGAAACGCCAGCCGTCGCGCAGAACGCTGAGCTTCGAGCGGCCGGTGCGTTCGGCGTAGGGCATCGGGCTCTCGGCGATATGCAGGCGCGGGTCGAGCACCGCCCGCACGCTCATCGCGGGCGTGAAGTCGAGGCCGTCGGGGAGCGGGGCGAGGCGCTCGAGCGCCGGTCGGCGGAGCACGCGCATCCCGCTGGCGGTGTCGGTGACGCCGCCCCCGGCGATGAGGTTGAGCAGTGTCCGGAAGAGCCAGTTGCCCAGGCGCCGGACGGCGGGCATGCGGCTGCCGGGGTGCATGCGCGAGCCGAGCGCGACGTCGGCACCGTCCTGGGCCAGGCGCAGCAGCTCGGCGAAGAACTCGGGGTCGCAGGTGCCGTCGGCGTCGAGGAAGCCCAGCCAGTCGCCGCGCGCGGCCTCGAAGCCGGTCTTGATGGCGGCCCCGTAGCCGCGGTTGTCGGGGTAGGCGATGACCTTCACGCCCGTCACCGCGCGCGCGAGCTCTTCGGTGCGGTCGCTGGAGCCGTCGCTGACGAGGAGGACCTCGACCTCCTCGAGCCCCCGGGCCTCCTTCAGGCGCGGGACGGCCGCGAGCGAGCGGCGCAGGATGTCGACGACGGCCTGCTCCTCGTTGTAGGCGGGGATGACGATCGAGAAGACGCGGTTCACCGGTCGCCCTCGAGCCAGGTCCAGAGTCGCTCGAGCCCCTCGGAGACGGTGGTCCGCGGCGCCCAGCCGAGCTCGCGGCGGACGCGGCGGACGTCGGAGACGTAGACGCGCTGGTCGCCCGGCCGCCAGCCGCGGCGCGCGACGCGCAGGGAGCGGCCCTGGCGGCGCTCGATCCACGCGATGAGCTGGAGCAGGGAAAGGGTGTTGCGCGGCCCGCCGCCCACGTTGAAGACGCGGCCCGCGGTGCGGCCGCGGCGGCGCCAGCAGAGCTCGAAGAGGTCGACGAGGTCGTCGACGTGGAGCGCATCGCGCACCTGGCGTCCGTCGCCGAAGAGCGTCACGCCCCGGCCGGCCTGCGCGGCCTTCATGAAGTGCGCGAGCCAGCCCTGGTCCTCGTTGCCCTGCTGGTGCTGGCCATAGATGCAGGACTGGCGAAGGACCACGGTGGGCAGGCCGTAGATGCGGTGGTAGTCGCGGAAGTACTGGTCGGCGGCGCCCTTCGAGCAGCCGTAGGGCGAGTGGAAGTCGAGGAGCTCCGTCTCGTCGACTCCGTGGGGGCGCCCGACGTAGCGCCAGCGTCCGTCGGCGCCGAGGACCGTGCGCACGGCCTCCATCTCGCCGTAGACCTTGTTCGTCGAGGTGTAGAGCGCGAAGGGCGGGCGGCGCAGGCCGCGCAGGGCCTCGAGGACGTTGAAGGCCCCGAGCGCGTTGCGTTCGAAGTCGGAGCGCGGGTCGGTCACGGAGGTCGTGACGGCGACCTGCGCGGCGAGGTGGAGGACCAGCTCGAGACGGTCGGCGCGGCGCGCGAAGAAGCGCCGCACGGCTCCCGCGTCGCGGACGTCGATGCGCGCGAAGTCGAGGGGGCCCTGGCGGCGCAGCCAGGCGAGGTTGCGGTCCACCCCGCGGCGCGAGAGGTCGTCGAGGACCGAGACCCGCCAGCCGCGCGCGAGGAAGCGCGCCGCCGCGTTGACTCCGATGAAGCCGGCTCCGCCGGTGACGATGACGCGCGGGGCGCTCATGCTCCCCTCCGTTCGAAGTAGAAGATGCGGAACAGCGACAGATAGGAGCGCAGGTTGCGGGGGATGTTCATCGCGCTCTTCCCCTTCTTGAGGCCGTAATCGTAGACGAAGGGCACCTCGCGCACTTCGCGGACGAACGCCCGCAGCCGCAGGAGCATCTCCGCGTTGCAGGCGAAGCCGCCCGCGCTCGTGAAGCGCTCGCCGAACGCCCCGAGGGCGCGGGCGAGCGGTCCGGCGCGATAGGCGCGGTAGAAGATGGTGTAGTCGCGCACGCCGGGGACGCGACAGAGCACGGAGAGCAGGGCGTTGGCCCCGCGGCTGAGGAGCAGGCGCTTGGGCGGGAAGTTCCGGTAGGCGCCGCCCGGAGCATAGCGCGAGGCGATGACGAGGTCGCAGGGCGGCGTCAGGGCGTCGAGCATGGCGCTCAGGGCCGCGGGGTCGCTGGTCCCGTCGCCCTCGAGCATGACGATCGGGTCGTCCTCCGCGGCTCCCGCGACGGCGGCGCGCAGGCCGGTCAGGAAGGCGGCGGCGATCCCGCGGTTGCCCTCGTGGAAGAGCGGCGTCAAGGGGTGCCGGAGGGCGAGCTCGCGCAGAAGGGCGGCGGTGCCGTCGCGGCTGCCGTCGTCGACGATGAACAGCCGGTAGGGCCGGCCGAGCGCCGCGAAGGCCTCGCGCAGGGTCTCGCAGAGGCGCGGGAGGTTCTTCTCCTCGTTGTAGGCGGGGATGACGCAGCGGACTTCGCGCGCGGGCATGCGCGTATATTAACAGATGGGCGGGAGAGGGAGCTACCGGAGGACTACAGGGCCCAGGGCTTCGGAAGGGGAAGGCCCCGGGCGTACGCTTCCCAATCCGCGCGGCCGTCCTTCATCGCGCGCAGGCCTTCGCGCAGACCGGCCAGCGGCCGTCCCAGCCGGCGCGCGAGCCGGGAAGAGTCGAGCGAGCTGTCCGCGGGACGCGGCGTCCCCCCCGCCGGGCACAGCTCGGAGAGCGGCACGCTCTCGACGCGGGAGCCGTCGAACCCGAAGACCTCGGCGACGGCGCGCGCGAGCTCGAGGCGCGAGACCTTTTCGGAGCCGGCCGCGTGGAAGAGGCCGGAGGCGCCCGCCGCGGCGAGCTCGGCGACGGCGGCGGCGAGGGCCGGAGCCCAGGTCGGGTTGTAGCGCTGGTCGCGGGCGCAGCGCAGCGGGGTCCCGGCGGCGAGCGAACGCAGGACCTGGAGCACGAAGTTCCGCGGCCCGAGCTCCCAGCCGTAGATGGCCGAGGTGCGCACGACGAGGGCCGAGGGATCGGCCCGCGCGAGCTCGCGCTCGACTTCGAGCTTCTGGCGGCCGTACTCGTTGAGCGGGGACGGGGGATCGTCCTCGCAGTAGCCGCCCCGCGCTCCGTCGAAGACGTAGTCCGACGAGAAGAAGACGAAGCGGGCCCCGGCGGCGCGGGAGGCGCGCGCGGCGGCGAGCGTCGCCTCCACGTTGAGCCGGCGGGTCTCGGCGGGGTTGCGCTCGCAGTAGTCCACGAAGGGGTTCGAGGCGGGGAAGAAGACGACCTCGGGGCGGACGCGCTCCAGGACGTGCGAGAACGCCCCCTCGGTCCGGACGTCGAGGGACACGAGGTCCGGCAGCGGGAGGTCGTAGGTCGTGCCCGCGGCCTCCCAGCCCGGGCGGCCGCGCAGATGCCTCCAGAAGGCGTGTCCGAGCAGGCCGGTGGCGCCGACGATGAGCGCTCTCATCGGTGGATTATATTATTTCGCGCGGGCGAGCCGGGCGCGCAGCCACTCGAGCGCCGCATGCCGCGAGGACTCGTCGATGAGCTTCCAGCCGATGCCGTAGTAGAACGCCGTCCCCGCCGCGCCGACGACGACGAGGGAGAACCAGCCGGAGACGAGGGGCCGGACGAGGACGACGGCCGCGAGCAGGGCGGCGGCCGCGAGGAAGGGCCGCAGACAGGCTTCGCGGAGGTAGCGGCCCCAGCGGAGGTCGAGCAGGCTGCGGTGGACGTGCCGCATGAAGAGCGGGGTGACGAGCCACTCCGCGGCGAGGAGGCCGAAGGCCGCTCCCGCGATGCCCCAGCGCGGGATGAGGAGCGGCCAGAGCCCGACGAGGAGCAGGGCCTTGGCGCCCTGCATCGCGCCGGAGAGCTCGGGCGCCCCGGCGGCGAGCGCGACGTAGTGCGGCAGCTCCGTGGCGAGGTAGGCGAGGTTCGCGAGGAGGAGGAGGCGGAAGGGCCAGGTCCCGCGCAGACCGAAGTCGGCCCCGAGCCAGAGGGTCAGGAACTGCGGGATGAGCATGAAGAGCAGGACGGTCAGCGGGAGGATGACGAAGAGCGAGAGCTCCGTCGACTTCACGTAGAGGCGCCGCAGGCGCGCGCGCTCGCCGCGGCCCTCGAGCTCGGCCATCATGGGGAGGACCGTGTCGGCGACGACGCAGCAGAGGATGTTGAAGCGCCGCGCGAGCGCGGAGGCGGCGGAGTAGAAGCCGAGCTCGGCCAGCGGGAGCATCCCGCCGATGAGCAGGCGGTCTCCCTGATACATGAGCAGCCAGAAGACCTGGGCGAAGACGCTCTTGCCGGCGAAGCCGAGGAAGGCGCGGCGCTCGCCGCTCGCGTAGGGGCCTGCGCCGCCGGAGAGCTCGCGGCGCAGCAGCGCGAGCGCCAGGACGGCAAGCGCGGCCATGACGGCGGCGAAGGCCGCCGCGACCCGCGGCAGCCCCCCGCCGAGCGCGAGCACGGCCGCCGCGGCCGCCAGCGGCAGGCCGGCCTCGAGGGCCTTGAGGGCGTTGTAGGCGCGGAAGCGCTGGAGCCCGTAGAGGGCGTTGAGCGCGCACTGCAGGAGGAAGTAGAAGGGTGCCGCGACCGCGGTCCAGAGCAGGACCCCCGCGGCGCTCTCGACGACGGAGACCCGGGCCGAGACGATCCAGTCGGCCGCGCCATGGCGCCAGAAGAGCAGGGCGGCCCCCCCGACGAGCGCGGCGAGGAGGTGCAGGAGGACGGAGAAGCGCAGCATCGCGCCGAGGAGTCCCCGCTCCCCGCGGCCGCCGTAGAGGGCCCCGTAGCGCTGCGTCGCAAAGCCGGCGCCGCAGGTCAGCATCATCAGGTAGCCGAGGAAGGTCCCGATGAGCGTGTAGAGCGCATAGCCGTCGGGACCGAGCCCGCGCACGACGAGCGGGGTGAGGAGGAGGGCGGCGGCGAGGGCGGCGAGCTGGCCGGCGAGGTTGATGGCGGCGCCGCTGAGCACGCGCGGCGCGAGCGGACCGGACCCCGGGGAGTCCTCCGACGGTTGCGGCGCCTGCGCGTCCTCCGGTCCGCTCATGACGGCCATATCTTATAATACCGGCGCATGGAGATATCGGCCGTCCTGACGAACTTCGACTGCGCGCGCTTCCTCCCGGAGGCGCTGGCCTCCGTCTTCGCCCAGGACGCGGCGCCCTTCGAGACGGTCGTCGTCGACGACGGCTCCCGCGACGGCTCGCGCGAGGCCGCGCGTCCCTGGGAGGACCGCGTGCGCTGGGTGGACGTCCCCCATGGGGGACAGGCTTCGGCCCTCAACGCCGCGCTGCCGCTCTGCCGCGGGGAGTGGGTGGCCTTCCTCGAGACCGACGACGTCTGGGCGCCGGAGAAGCTCCGCGCCGTCGCCGACGCCGTGCGCGCGGAGCCGGACCTCGTCGCCGTCCAGCACGGGCTGCGCCAGGCCGACGAGCGCCTGCGCCCGAAGCCCACGGCCCTTCCCGCGCGGCCGCTGCGCTGGACGCTCGAGGACTTCCTCGCCGGGCGCACCCTGCTCACGGGGATGAGCGGGCTCGCGGTCCGGCGCGCCGCGCTCGAAGCGCTGCTCCCGCTGCCCGCCGAGCTCATCACCTGCGTCGACGAGTACCTCCAGCCGCGCCTGCTCGACCTCGGCCCGATGCGCCACCTCCCGGGCTCGCTCGGCCTGCGCCGCGTCCACGGCGCCAACCACTACGCGGGCGTGCGCGTGGACGCGCGGCGCCTCGAGGCGTACCTCCGCCTCAAGGACGCGAACAAGCGCCTGCGCGAGGACTTCCTGAGCTCCCGCGGCCTGACCCTCGACGCCGCGCGGCGGCTGCACGAGCGCCGCGAGCGCGCCGAGTTGGAGCTCTTCCGACACCGCCTGGGCGGGCGCTGGAGCGGGGCGTGGGCGTCCCTGCGCGAAGCCGCCGCGAGCTGCGGAAGCTCGCTGCACGCGCTCTTCAAGGCCTCGACGCTCCTCATCGCGCTGGCCTCCCCGAGCGCCTACCTCCTCCTCCAGTCCGCCTACGAGCGCGTCCGCATCGCGCTCTCCCGGGAACGGCTGTGAGCTGCCCCGGCTGCCTGGAGCCCGCCGAGGGACGTCTCCTCGGGGAGCACCGCGACCCCGTCGCGGGCGGCCGCTACCGGCTGCTCCGCTGCCCCGCCTGCGCGCTCGTCTACGCCGACCCGCGCGTCTCGCCGGGCGCCGACTTCTACCGCCGCGTGCACTCGGGCGAGACCCGCGCCTGGGGAGAGGATTGGCGCCACCGCGTCTTCTTCGACGCCGGCCTCCCGCCGGGAAGGCTCTTCGACGTCGGCTGCGGCGATGGCCGCTTCCTCCTCGAGGCCCGCGCGCGGGGCTGGACGGTCTCCGGCGTCGACTTCAACGGGGACTACGTCGCGGCCGCCCGCGCGTCGGGACTCGAGGACGTCGAGCTCGGGGACGTCTTCGACGCCCTCGCCCGCCGGCGCGGCTGCGCCGCGATCACGCTCTTCGACGCGCTCGAGCACATGAGCGAGCCGGCGCGCCTGCTCGAGGCGCTGCGGGACGCCCTCTCCCCGGGCGGGCATCTCGCGCTGGCCGTTCCCGACGCCGCGCGGCCCCTGCTGAGCGAGGCGAACCGGGAGCGCTACGACTTCCCCCCCTACCACTTCACCCGCTGGACCGAGGACAGCCTCCGCCGGGCCCTCGCCCGCGCCGGCTTCGAGCCCGTGCTGTTCCTGCACTCGCCGCTGCACCTCGGCTTCTTCGCCGGACAGCTCTACTACCGCGCGCTCTACGCCCTCTTCCCCCTGTTCAAACGGCTCCTCACCGGGGCGAAGAAGGGCGAGGAAGGGCGCACCTTCAGCGAGCTCCTCGCAAAGGACGGCGGCCGCATGGGGGCCCTCGCCGACCCGGACCGGCGTCAGCGCATCGTCGACGCCGGCTACCTCGCCGCCCGCGTCCTCCTCTTCCCGCTCGACGCGCCGCTCGTCCTCGCCTTCCGCCTCCTCGCTCCCCATCGCGGCCGGACGCTCTTCGCGCTGGCGAAAAAGCGTTGACGCCGCGCATCCTCGCCGTCTTCGGCACGCGCCCAGAGCTCGTCAAGCTCGCCCCGCTCTTCGCGGAGCTCCGGCGCGCCGGCCTCGCCCCGCGCCTCGTCTCGACGGCCCAGCACCGCGGCCTCCTCGACGACGCCCTCGCCGCCTTCGGCGTCCGCCCCCACCTGGACCTCGACCTCATGCGCGAGGGCCAGCGCCCCGCCGAGGTGCTCGCGCGCCTGCGCCGGCGCCTGCCGGACGTCCTGCGCCGCGAGCGGCCCGACCTCGTGCTCGTGCAGGGCGACACCGCGAGCGCCTGCGCCGCGGCCCTCTGCGCCCGGGAGCTCGGCATCCCCGTCGCGCACGTCGAGGCCGGCCTGCGCAGCGGCGACCTCCGAAACCCCTGGCCCGAGGAGGGCCAGCGCATCCGCATCGACCGCGCGGCGTCCATGCTCTTCGCCCCGACGCGCAGGGCGAAGCGCAACCTCCTGCGGGAGCGGCTGAAGGGAGAGGTCTTCGTGACGGGGAACACCGGCGTCGACGCGCTCAAGGCGCGGCTGCGACGGCCCCTGCCGGGAAGCGCCCTGCTGCGCCGCCTGCCGCGCGGAGCGCGGCTCCTGCTCGCGACGCTGCACCGGCGCGAGAGCTTCGGGCGGCCGCTGGCGGGGATGCTGCGGGCCCTGGTCGGTCTCGCCGAACGGCGCGCCGACCTGCACGTCGTCTTCCCGGTGCACCCGAACCCCGCGGTGCGCGCCGCGGCCCGCGCGCTCCGCCATCCGCGCGTGCACGCGACCCCGCCGCTGCCCTACCCGGAGTTCCTCGCGCTCCTGCGCCGAAGCGACCTGCTGCTGACGGATTCCGGAGGCCTCCAAGAGGAGGCGCCGGTCCTGCGCGTGCCGACGCTGGTCGCGCGCAAGGTCACCGAGCGGCCCGAGCTGCTCGAATCGGGCGGCGGGCTCCTCGTGGGCACCGACCCGGCCCGCATCGCGCGGGCGGTCGGGCGCATCCTCGACGACGACGCCCTGCGCCGCCGCATGCGCCGCGCCGGCTCCCCCTTCGGCGACGGCCGCGCCGCGCGGCGCATCGCGCGCTTCCTGCGCTGGCGCTTCGGGCTGGGCTCCCGTCCGGCCGAATGGACCGGCGGAGTTAGAACAGCTTGCGGCCGGAGGAGAGCTCGCGCTCCCAGCGCGCGAGAAACTCCTCGCGCGCGAGCTCGCGCGCCCCGAGGCGCTCGAGGTGCGGGGTGAGCTGCTGGATGTCGATCCACTCGAGCCCGCGCGCCGACAGTCGCTCGAGCAGGTGCAGCAGGGCGAGCTTGGAGGCGTCGGGGCGCCGGTGGAACATGCTCTCTCCCGAGAAGGCGCCGCCCGCGTCCACGCCGTAGACACCCCCGACGAGCTCCCCGCCCTCCCAGGCCTCCACGCTGTGCGCCCCTCCGAGACGGTGGAGCCGGCAGTAGGCCGCGACCATGTCCGGCGTGATCCAGGTCCCGCGCTGTCCGGGTCGCGGCGAGAGCGCGCAGGCCTCGATGACGGCGCGGAAGGCCCGGTCGACGGTATAGGCGAACGGCTTCTTCCTCGCGGCGCGCAGGCTGCGCGGGAGGTGGAGCCGCGCGCGCTCGAGCACGGCGCGCCTCGGCGGACAGAACCAGAGCAGGGGCAGGCCCTCGTGCGGCCAGGGGAAGATGCCGCGGCGATAGGCGGCGCGCAGAGTCTCCGGCCGGAGGTCGCCGCCGACGGCGACGACGCCCTCGGGGGTGGATTCGCGGGGATCGGGGAAGACGGGGACCGTCAGAACCCCTTGAAGTCCGGCTCGTACTGGCGGTGCCAGAGCTCGAGCATGAGCAGCGCCCACATGCGGTAGCCGTGGTCGCGGCGCCCGCTCTGGTGCTCGTTCCAGACGGCCTCGAGCGCGGAGCGCTCGAAGTAGCCGCGGCCGAGCGCCGCGGAGGAGAGGACGTGGTCGCGCCAGTAGTCCTTGAGGCGGCCGCGGAACCAGGGCCCGAGCGGGATGCCGAAGCCCATCTTCCCGCGCCGGTGGATGGAGGCCGGGAGCTCCTTCGCGAAGGCCTTCTTGAGGATCCACTTGTGGCCCCTGAGACCCTTGAGCTTCCAATCGCCGGGCAGGCCGTAGACGAGCTCGACGAACTCGTGGTCGAGGAAGGGCGAGCGCGCCTCCAGCGAGACGGCCATGGAGGCGATGTCCATCTTCGTCATGAGGCATTCCGGCAGATAGGTCTGGAAGTCGGCGTAGAGGAGGCGGTTGACGAAGTCCTCGCCCTTCGCGCGGGCGAAGGCGAGGTCGAGGTAGCGGGCCGCGTCGGCGCGCTCGTGCCCGCCGTCGATGCCCATCGCGCGCTTCATCGACTCCGTGTAGAGGCCCTTCTTGTCCTCCTCGGAGAAGTAGCAGACCATCTTGAGGTGGCGCGCGGCGAGGTCGGTGAACACGGCCGAGCGCATGAAGCGCTTGAGCCGCCAGAAGAAGGAGAAGGGCGCCTGCGCCTCGGGGAGCAGCTCGGTGCCGCCCTGCATGACCTTGCGCAGCGGCGCGGGCACGGCGTCGAAATAGCGCGCGGCCTTCATCGCGAAGTAGCGGATGTAGCCGGCGAAGTTCTCGTCGCCGCCGTCGCCGTTGAGGGCCACGGTCACGAAGCGGCGGGTCTCGCGGGAGACGTAGTACGAAGGGAGGGCGCTCGCGTCGGCGTAGGGCTCGCCGTAGTGCCAGGCGAGCTTGGGGAGGATGTCCGCCATGTCGGCGGTGACGATGAACTCGGTGTGGTCGGTGCCGCAGGCGTTGGCGACCTGGCGGGCGTAGGGCAGCTCGGAGAACTCCTTCTCCTCGAAGCCGATGGAGAAGGTCTTCACCGGCCGCTCCGAGAGCCCGCTCATGAGGGCCACGATGATGGAGGAGTCCACCCCGCCCGAGAGGAAGGCGCCGAGCGGCACATCCGAGATCATGCGCAGGCGCACCGACTCGCGCAGCTTCTCGCGGATGAGCTCACAGGCCTCCTCCGGGTCCGTCGTGGCAGGCTTGCCCCCCAGCGGCAGGTCCCAGTAGCGCTCGATGCGCACTACGCCCTTCTCGAAGGTGAGGTGATGGGCCGGCGGCAGCTTATGGACGCTCTTGTAGATGGTGTGCGGACTCGGGATGTACTGCAGGGAGAGGAAGTAGTCGATCGACTTCGCGTTGAGCTCGCGCTCGATCCCGGGCCAGACGAGGAGCGTGCGCAGCTCGGAGCCGAAAGCGAGGAAGCCGTGTCCGAGCGCGTAGAAGAGCGGCTTCTTGCCGATGCGGTCGCGGGCGATGAAGAGGCTGCGGCGGCGGCTGTCCCAGACGGCGAAGGCGAACATGCCGCGCAGGCGCTTGACGCAGGCGGCTCCCTCCTTCTCGTAGAGCGCGAGGATGACCTCGGTGTCGCTCTTCGTGCGGAAAGGGTAGCCGGCCGCCTCGAGCGGGGCGCGCAGCTCCTGGAAGTTGTAGATCTCGCCGTTGAAGACGATGGTCAGCGCGCCGTCGCGGCTCGACATCGGCTGATGCCCGGTCGAGAGGTCGATGATGGAGAGCCGGCGCATCGCCAGCCCCGCGTACTCGTCGCAATAGAGGCCCTCGTCGTCGGGACCGCGGTGCGTGATGGAGTCGTTCGCCTTCTTGAGGAGGGCGCGGTCGACCTTGCCGGGCGCGCTATGGACGATGCCGGTGATGCCGCACATGAAGCCCGATTATAACAGTTGGGAGGGACGGCTACTCGGAGATGTCGCCGTTGGAAGGACGGGCGGACGGCGTCGGCTTCGACGCGGCCGGCTTGGGCGCGGGCGCCTCGGCGGGAACGGCGGGAGCGGGCACGACCGGCAAGGCCTTGAGTTCCGGGACCGGTCTGGGCGCCGGAGACGCAAGCGGCTTGGACGCGGGAGGGGCAGCGGGCGCGACGGCGGCCGCCCGTTCGACCGGCCGACGCCGCGGCTCCGGCGCGGCGGCGTAACTCTTGAGCTCGCCGTTCCCCCAGCGCAAGGTCAGGCTCATGCGATGGGTGTTCCCGAGGTCGCCGAAAGGAACGAACGCGTAGTCGAACCCGAAACCCTTCTTCCCCACCCCGAACCCCACGCTCACCCCGGGGCCCGCCTCGTTGCGCGTCGCGTAGCCCAAGCGCAGCGCGAAGAGCTCCACCGGCCGCATCTCCGCACCGATGTTCACCAGAAGGCCCTCGCTGCGCTCCTTCGTCATGTCCAGCGCGAGAACGACCGGGCGCTCCCGCACCGCGAAGTCGAAGGCCCCGCCGAAGCGCAGGTTCAAGGGCAGGTTCTCGTCGTTCCTCTCGAACTTCACGCTCGGGCCGAGGTTCTGCAGCGCCGCGCCGAGCTTCAGCCCCTGCAGCTCGGCCGAGCGGTAGAGCACGCCGAAGTCCGCCGCGTAGCCCTGCGCGTTCGTCCCGTCGATGCTCCCCCGGATGAGCTTGAGCGCACCGCCGACGCCGAAGTCCTCGGCGAAGCGGCGACCGTAGCCGCCGCCCAGGGCCAGGTCCGAGGCCCCGAAGTCGCCCGAGCCGTCCGGGTTCGAGATGGTCGTCCGGGTCAGGCTGCCGTAGTCCACGTAGTTGAGCAGGGCCCCGAAGCCCGAGCGGGAGGCGAAGCCGAGGTATTCCTGGGTGATCCCCTCGAAGTGCTGGTTGTGCATGAAGGTCGCTTCATGGCCGTCCACCCAGGCCAGCCCGCCCGGATTATACAGGAGGGCGTTCGCGTCCCCCGCCAGAGCGGTGTAGGCCCCGCCCATCGCCACCGCCCGCGCGTTGCCGTCCAGGAACAGGAAATTAAAGGGCTCCGCGCCGGCCGCCCGGGCGTGCCGGGCCGTCCCCGCGAGGAGCAGGGAGACCGACAAGGCCGACAGGAGACGCTTCATGCTCATCGGATGATCGCGATCTTCCGCACCACTTCCTTCTGCCCCGGCGCGCTCACGACCGCCAGGTACACGCCGCTGGCGACCTGCCCGCCCTCGTCGTTGCTCGCGTCCCACTGGACCTTCCCGGAGGTCCCCGCGTCGAAGTGCGCGACGAGCTGACCCGTCACCGTGTAGACTCGGATCTTCGAGCTGTTCGGCAGATTCTCGAAGATGATCCCGGAGTTCGCGTTCGAAGGATCGTAGGGAACCCCGTCATCCGTGCTGTCGTTGTTGGGCCGGAAGGGCGAGGGGTAGATGCGCAGGGCGCTGAGGTCCGACGAGGTCGGAACGACCAGCGCGAAGAAGCTGAAGTGCGGCGTGGGAGCGCTCACCGTCTTCGCCGTCCGATCGACGCTCGCGGCTCCCTCCTTGCGCCACTCCCCGCCCGCCGTGTCGTGAGCATAGACCACCAGGCGGTCGGCCCGGCAGCTCGTCCCATCCACGATCCCGTCGTCATTGTCATCCTTATACGAGAGCGTCACCGTCGCCGTCTTGCCGCTCGAAAGCTGACTCTGTCCGTTCGAGAGCGTGATCTCGACCGAGGCCCCGGCCGATTCGATGCCTGTGGGGAGGATCGGCAGCGCCGAGGGGTTGTTCGTCACCGCCACGGCGACCGTCGAGGCCGACAGCGCGTCGGCAGGGATGAGCACCTTCGTCGTCTGCGCCGAGCCCTCGTCGGCCGCCTGCACGGTGTTCGCCACCGACTGGTAGACCACCTGCTCCTTCTTCACCTTCCCGCCGCCCTGGCTCGTCTCGCTGATGTCGAAGTCGACGGGGGCGTTGGTGACCGAGATCGTGATGATGGCGGGGGCGGCGTCAACGGCACTGTAGACGTCGGTGGCTTGCGCACGCAGTTCGTAGTCGCCGGCCGCCAGCCCCGTGACGTCCCAGTGCACGAAGTAGGGCGCTTCGAGGTCGGGGTTGGGGTGGTTCGCGTTGGCCGCGACGATGTCCGTCCACGCGACGCCTCCCGCCGCACGATACTGGAACAGGACCTGCTTCGTCTGCCCTTCCGAGCCCAGCGTCAGCTCCGCCATCACCGTCACGCGGTTGCCCTTGATGCGCTTGCCGCTCTGCGGCACCTTGATGGCCGCCTTGACGCCGGTGAGACTCTCCATCGCAACGGCCTGGGCCGCGACACGGGTGTTGGAATCCTCGAGAGCGCAGCGGTTGTAGGCGCGCAGACCGAAGCGGTAGACCGTGCCGTCGACGAGCGCGCCCGTCGTGAAGCTCGTCACCGTGGAGC of Elusimicrobiota bacterium contains these proteins:
- a CDS encoding glycosyltransferase family 2 protein, whose product is MNRVFSIVIPAYNEEQAVVDILRRSLAAVPRLKEARGLEEVEVLLVSDGSSDRTEELARAVTGVKVIAYPDNRGYGAAIKTGFEAARGDWLGFLDADGTCDPEFFAELLRLAQDGADVALGSRMHPGSRMPAVRRLGNWLFRTLLNLIAGGGVTDTASGMRVLRRPALERLAPLPDGLDFTPAMSVRAVLDPRLHIAESPMPYAERTGRSKLSVLRDGWRFLTIILQTAATYRPTTFFGFSALLLAGTSLPFLFLRLGGPSAPVGFYLANARLEDWMIFRIVLVTVLLGAAVFLLALGLVAQALTELIHRGEDPFRAGGWRGALLRRFPVFGVASLFFALWLNRRPLSSYLATGDIPVPGTGQEFWVFAVVGAMFTLIGIELLGFSAVAAIARLLWDREAHRARRADRPDA
- a CDS encoding GDP-mannose 4,6-dehydratase; the encoded protein is MSAPRVIVTGGAGFIGVNAAARFLARGWRVSVLDDLSRRGVDRNLAWLRRQGPLDFARIDVRDAGAVRRFFARRADRLELVLHLAAQVAVTTSVTDPRSDFERNALGAFNVLEALRGLRRPPFALYTSTNKVYGEMEAVRTVLGADGRWRYVGRPHGVDETELLDFHSPYGCSKGAADQYFRDYHRIYGLPTVVLRQSCIYGQHQQGNEDQGWLAHFMKAAQAGRGVTLFGDGRQVRDALHVDDLVDLFELCWRRRGRTAGRVFNVGGGPRNTLSLLQLIAWIERRQGRSLRVARRGWRPGDQRVYVSDVRRVRRELGWAPRTTVSEGLERLWTWLEGDR
- a CDS encoding glycosyltransferase family 2 protein, with the translated sequence MPAREVRCVIPAYNEEKNLPRLCETLREAFAALGRPYRLFIVDDGSRDGTAALLRELALRHPLTPLFHEGNRGIAAAFLTGLRAAVAGAAEDDPIVMLEGDGTSDPAALSAMLDALTPPCDLVIASRYAPGGAYRNFPPKRLLLSRGANALLSVLCRVPGVRDYTIFYRAYRAGPLARALGAFGERFTSAGGFACNAEMLLRLRAFVREVREVPFVYDYGLKKGKSAMNIPRNLRSYLSLFRIFYFERRGA
- a CDS encoding SDR family oxidoreductase → MRALIVGATGLLGHAFWRHLRGRPGWEAAGTTYDLPLPDLVSLDVRTEGAFSHVLERVRPEVVFFPASNPFVDYCERNPAETRRLNVEATLAAARASRAAGARFVFFSSDYVFDGARGGYCEDDPPSPLNEYGRQKLEVERELARADPSALVVRTSAIYGWELGPRNFVLQVLRSLAAGTPLRCARDQRYNPTWAPALAAAVAELAAAGASGLFHAAGSEKVSRLELARAVAEVFGFDGSRVESVPLSELCPAGGTPRPADSSLDSSRLARRLGRPLAGLREGLRAMKDGRADWEAYARGLPLPKPWAL
- a CDS encoding oligosaccharide flippase family protein yields the protein MSGPEDAQAPQPSEDSPGSGPLAPRVLSGAAINLAGQLAALAAALLLTPLVVRGLGPDGYALYTLIGTFLGYLMMLTCGAGFATQRYGALYGGRGERGLLGAMLRFSVLLHLLAALVGGAALLFWRHGAADWIVSARVSVVESAAGVLLWTAVAAPFYFLLQCALNALYGLQRFRAYNALKALEAGLPLAAAAAVLALGGGLPRVAAAFAAVMAALAVLALALLRRELSGGAGPYASGERRAFLGFAGKSVFAQVFWLLMYQGDRLLIGGMLPLAELGFYSAASALARRFNILCCVVADTVLPMMAELEGRGERARLRRLYVKSTELSLFVILPLTVLLFMLIPQFLTLWLGADFGLRGTWPFRLLLLANLAYLATELPHYVALAAGAPELSGAMQGAKALLLVGLWPLLIPRWGIAGAAFGLLAAEWLVTPLFMRHVHRSLLDLRWGRYLREACLRPFLAAAALLAAVVLVRPLVSGWFSLVVVGAAGTAFYYGIGWKLIDESSRHAALEWLRARLARAK